A genomic stretch from Candidatus Acidiferrales bacterium includes:
- the rplU gene encoding 50S ribosomal protein L21 produces MLAVVEIAGKQFKIAEDVTVKVPRLDAKVGDKIKFDKVLLVEGEKAKSVGSSYVKGALVEATIIDHDRDDKIIVFRKKRRKNFKVKKGHRQEYTTIHIDSITQSR; encoded by the coding sequence ATGTTAGCTGTTGTTGAAATAGCAGGAAAACAATTCAAGATTGCCGAAGACGTGACCGTGAAAGTCCCGAGGCTTGATGCAAAGGTCGGAGACAAAATAAAATTTGATAAGGTGCTCCTCGTCGAAGGTGAGAAGGCAAAATCAGTCGGCAGCTCGTACGTGAAGGGCGCGCTTGTCGAGGCAACGATAATCGACCATGACAGAGACGACAAAATCATAGTCTTCCGTAAGAAGCGCCGAAAGAATTTCAAAGTTAAAAAAGGTCATCGGCAGGAATATACGACCATCCATATAGACAGCATAACACAATCTCGTTGA
- the rpmA gene encoding 50S ribosomal protein L27 translates to MAHKKGGGSSRNGRNSNAQRLGVKTFGGEKITAGSIIVRQRGTKILPGENVGVGKDDSLFALSDGVVKFETYRRVRKMVSVIPEIAHKN, encoded by the coding sequence ATGGCACATAAAAAAGGCGGCGGCAGTTCTCGGAACGGCCGCAACAGCAATGCCCAGCGACTGGGAGTAAAAACGTTCGGCGGAGAGAAAATTACCGCGGGAAGCATCATCGTGCGCCAGCGCGGTACCAAAATCCTTCCCGGTGAAAATGTCGGAGTAGGAAAAGACGATAGCCTTTTTGCTTTGAGCGACGGAGTTGTAAAGTTTGAGACTTATAGAAGAGTCCGCAAGATGGTTAGCGTTATTCCTGAGATCGCGCACAAGAACTGA
- the mdh gene encoding malate dehydrogenase: MKITVVGAGNVGATVAQRLVDRELANEVVLVDVVEGLPQGKGLDMLESSPVLGSDVKVVGANSYDETANSDIVVITAGIARKPGMSRDDLLATNAGILKSVTGQVAGRSPKSIIIVVSNPLDVMAYVALKVSGFDRTRVIGMAGVLDTARFRTFIASELSVSVEDVQAFVLGGHGDSMVPLVRYTSVAGIPLSELMTADKIEKLVKRTRDGGAEIVSLLKTGSAYYAPSASVVQMVEAIVKDKKRILPASVYLKGEYGMSDVVIGVPVKLGRNGMEQVIEIKLTASEKMELEKSADDVKVNMLKVKFD; this comes from the coding sequence ATGAAAATTACGGTTGTGGGGGCGGGCAATGTGGGGGCTACGGTCGCACAGCGATTGGTTGACCGTGAGCTTGCAAATGAAGTCGTCTTAGTCGATGTGGTGGAGGGATTACCGCAGGGAAAAGGACTCGATATGCTTGAGTCTTCGCCCGTACTTGGAAGCGATGTCAAAGTTGTTGGGGCAAATTCCTATGACGAAACCGCCAACAGCGACATAGTCGTGATAACTGCAGGGATCGCCAGAAAACCAGGCATGAGTCGCGATGATCTTCTCGCCACTAACGCCGGTATTTTGAAATCCGTAACCGGACAAGTTGCAGGGCGTTCTCCCAAAAGCATAATCATTGTCGTCTCGAACCCTTTGGACGTGATGGCTTATGTAGCCTTAAAAGTCAGCGGCTTCGATAGAACTCGTGTGATCGGCATGGCGGGTGTGCTGGACACGGCAAGATTTAGAACGTTCATAGCTTCGGAATTGAGCGTGTCAGTTGAAGATGTGCAGGCATTCGTCCTCGGAGGTCATGGCGACTCCATGGTTCCGCTCGTGCGGTACACTTCGGTTGCCGGAATTCCTCTGAGTGAACTTATGACTGCGGATAAGATTGAAAAGCTTGTCAAACGAACGCGAGATGGAGGTGCAGAGATAGTCTCTCTGCTTAAGACTGGAAGTGCGTATTATGCTCCTTCGGCATCAGTAGTACAGATGGTTGAGGCTATTGTTAAAGACAAGAAGAGAATCTTACCGGCCTCCGTTTATCTGAAAGGCGAGTACGGTATGAGCGACGTGGTTATCGGAGTTCCGGTCAAACTCGGAAGGAACGGAATGGAACAGGTTATCGAAATAAAACTGACCGCTTCCGAGAAGATGGAGCTTGAGAAATCCGCTGACGATGTCAAGGTAAACATGTTAAAGGTAAAATTCGACTGA
- a CDS encoding ATP-binding protein has product MTRVLHEHIVVSSRHSAVKFAEHKLKSVLDRINITASQEHNLLVAASEAVSNAVVHGNKNDPKKKVLLDVNYDEREITVEVQDEGRGFNPTNVPDPLLPENLMKPSGRGIHIMKSLMDKVKFEFTPKGTRTIMKLKLGKTK; this is encoded by the coding sequence ATGACACGTGTACTACATGAACATATAGTCGTCAGCAGCAGACACTCGGCCGTCAAATTCGCTGAACATAAACTGAAGTCTGTCCTCGACAGGATTAATATAACCGCCTCACAGGAACATAACCTCTTGGTCGCGGCAAGCGAAGCTGTCAGCAATGCTGTGGTACATGGAAATAAAAATGATCCCAAAAAGAAGGTGCTGCTAGATGTAAATTACGATGAGCGCGAAATAACTGTGGAGGTTCAGGACGAGGGGCGGGGATTCAATCCAACAAACGTTCCTGACCCGCTATTACCCGAAAATTTGATGAAGCCAAGCGGGCGGGGGATCCATATCATGAAGTCACTCATGGACAAAGTGAAGTTTGAATTCACTCCGAAAGGGACAAGGACAATTATGAAACTGAAATTAGGAAAAACAAAATAA
- a CDS encoding ABC transporter ATP-binding protein, with protein sequence MIEFKTVSKKYGFSVAVDSISFRIDDGTACGYIGPNGAGKTTTARIIVGLEKPDRGEIKVAWKSGPPISALGTHDPHHVIRNHKSGIGYVPESAKLYESMTPAETITMASLLRKFDKKEAIKRLEVLSQILSFREYLKKPIQGLSKGTKQKIVISLALMFNPKVLVLDEPTDGLDVQAVVALKRLIKSFTSHGGTVFYSSHLLDIVESVCDKVYFIDKGQIVGEYSSNDFIGKRGYLEDVFMEHVDSQNHLVDAFFENNI encoded by the coding sequence ATGATAGAATTCAAAACGGTAAGTAAGAAATACGGATTCAGTGTTGCAGTCGATTCAATTTCATTTCGTATCGACGACGGCACCGCATGCGGTTACATCGGACCAAACGGCGCCGGGAAGACAACGACGGCCAGGATCATAGTCGGGCTCGAGAAGCCCGACCGCGGCGAAATCAAGGTGGCTTGGAAATCAGGACCACCCATCTCTGCTCTAGGAACTCATGATCCGCACCATGTAATCAGGAACCACAAATCGGGTATCGGCTACGTCCCGGAATCGGCAAAGCTTTACGAATCAATGACCCCGGCCGAGACGATCACCATGGCATCCCTCTTACGAAAGTTCGACAAGAAAGAAGCCATTAAGAGACTTGAAGTATTGTCACAAATACTCTCGTTCCGGGAATATCTTAAGAAACCCATTCAGGGCCTTTCAAAAGGCACCAAACAAAAAATCGTCATCAGCCTTGCTCTCATGTTCAATCCGAAAGTCCTGGTTCTCGACGAACCAACTGACGGATTGGACGTTCAAGCTGTGGTTGCATTAAAGCGGCTGATCAAATCGTTCACCTCACACGGCGGCACAGTGTTCTACAGCTCGCACCTGCTCGACATAGTAGAGAGTGTCTGCGACAAAGTTTATTTCATAGACAAAGGACAAATTGTCGGGGAATACTCGAGCAACGATTTCATTGGCAAGCGCGGCTACCTGGAAGACGTTTTCATGGAACATGTCGACTCACAAAATCATCTCGTAGATGCTTTCTTCGAGAATAACATTTAG
- a CDS encoding MBL fold metallo-hydrolase, translated as MKLEFIGAAQTVTGSMHLLELNGKKILLECGLYQGKRAESIRINKNFDLFHPAQIDAVILSHAHIDHSGNLPNLVKQGFSGPIYATPATRDLAGIMLADSAKIQEQDTEFLNKKLAERREPPVEPLYTTEDALSVMPLFVSVSYHRETAVTDGVKLTFLDAGHILGSGMVQLRIGSNGDGKTFLFTGDLGRHGLPILKDPEVVRDADVLAMESTYGGKLHDPIEGMEGKLAEVILRTVKRSGKVIIPAFSVERTQEITYTLHRLFENKTLPRIPVFVDSPLSVNATEVFRLHPECFNKDIFKMVINHEDPFGFEYINYIRTVEDSKKLNDINEPIVIISASGMCESGRILHHLANNVGNPNNTIMIVGYQAENTLGRRIIEHQPVLKIFGEEHQLKAEVVEMHSFSAHADHNDLMNFAKNFDNRKLQNIFLVHGEVEGQNALSQSLIQAGYKNICAPKRGDSLELFE; from the coding sequence ATGAAATTGGAATTTATCGGCGCCGCTCAGACCGTCACCGGTTCTATGCACCTTCTCGAATTAAACGGGAAAAAAATCCTGCTCGAATGCGGCCTTTATCAGGGAAAGCGGGCGGAAAGCATAAGGATCAACAAGAACTTTGACCTTTTCCATCCCGCACAAATTGATGCGGTCATTCTTTCTCACGCTCATATCGATCACAGCGGAAATCTTCCCAACTTAGTTAAACAAGGGTTTTCCGGACCTATCTATGCAACTCCGGCAACCCGCGACCTCGCTGGAATCATGCTCGCCGACAGTGCTAAAATTCAGGAACAGGACACAGAATTTCTAAATAAGAAACTTGCAGAAAGACGCGAACCGCCTGTCGAACCGCTTTATACAACGGAAGACGCCCTCTCCGTAATGCCTCTTTTTGTTTCCGTATCATACCACAGGGAAACCGCCGTGACCGACGGCGTGAAGCTCACATTTCTCGATGCCGGCCATATTCTCGGGAGCGGAATGGTGCAACTTCGAATCGGCAGTAACGGCGACGGAAAAACATTTTTATTCACAGGAGATCTCGGACGCCATGGTCTGCCGATTCTTAAGGACCCCGAGGTCGTGCGCGATGCTGACGTCCTAGCAATGGAAAGCACTTATGGCGGCAAACTCCACGACCCTATCGAAGGAATGGAAGGCAAGCTCGCCGAGGTTATACTGCGGACCGTAAAGCGCAGTGGGAAAGTCATCATACCAGCTTTCAGCGTGGAACGAACTCAAGAAATAACCTATACGCTTCATCGCTTGTTCGAAAACAAAACGCTTCCTCGAATCCCTGTTTTCGTCGACAGCCCGCTCTCGGTCAATGCAACGGAAGTTTTCCGATTGCATCCCGAATGTTTCAATAAAGACATTTTCAAAATGGTGATAAACCATGAAGATCCGTTCGGCTTCGAGTACATAAACTACATTCGTACGGTCGAAGACTCGAAAAAACTGAATGACATCAACGAACCGATTGTCATTATTTCGGCGTCGGGAATGTGCGAAAGCGGTAGGATACTTCATCATCTGGCAAACAATGTCGGCAATCCGAACAACACGATCATGATTGTAGGCTACCAGGCGGAAAATACGTTGGGAAGAAGGATTATCGAACATCAACCCGTGTTGAAAATTTTCGGAGAAGAACATCAATTAAAAGCGGAAGTGGTCGAAATGCATTCTTTCTCCGCTCATGCGGATCACAACGACCTTATGAACTTCGCTAAAAATTTTGACAACAGAAAGCTTCAGAATATTTTTCTGGTGCATGGAGAAGTCGAGGGGCAAAACGCCCTCTCACAATCTCTGATTCAGGCGGGTTACAAAAATATCTGTGCTCCGAAGAGGGGCGATTCGCTCGAGCTTTTCGAATAA
- a CDS encoding DinB family protein, which produces MILDVSSGFPYYISLVGTADYKQLFLSQENLKLLSSVTPAQAEHRYAPGKWSIKQIVGHMTDHERIMTYRTLRISRRDTTPLPGYDQELFVNNSRFNELNYIDVLEDFQNVRQATISLMNSFSPEQLQLRGTVWKSELTVEEALKATIGHEIHHIGVIKERYLK; this is translated from the coding sequence ATGATTCTCGACGTATCTTCAGGATTTCCGTACTATATCTCACTGGTCGGTACCGCAGATTATAAGCAGCTTTTCCTCTCACAGGAAAATCTCAAGCTCTTATCTTCTGTCACTCCGGCTCAGGCAGAACACAGATATGCTCCGGGAAAATGGAGCATAAAGCAGATCGTGGGACACATGACAGATCATGAAAGGATCATGACGTACCGGACTCTGAGAATCTCCAGAAGAGATACGACTCCGCTGCCTGGTTATGATCAGGAATTATTTGTCAATAACAGCAGGTTCAACGAGTTGAATTACATAGATGTTTTGGAAGATTTTCAGAACGTAAGACAAGCTACAATCAGCCTCATGAATTCATTCTCGCCTGAACAACTCCAGTTAAGAGGAACGGTGTGGAAATCTGAACTAACAGTCGAGGAAGCTCTGAAAGCTACGATCGGCCATGAAATCCACCATATTGGTGTTATCAAAGAAAGGTATTTGAAATAA
- the glgA gene encoding glycogen synthase GlgA gives MTRPLNVLFLSSEVFPFAKTGGLADVASALPQALKEIGNDIRLAIPRYGFVNERKFRIHEIIRLKNIDIPIGKKIAKLDVKSSFLVGERIKVQIYFIDNSDFYGRPGIYQDPRAKKDYHDNDERFIFYSRSVFEILKRLGWAPDIIHCNDWQSGLVPAYLKKVYGKDPFFKKIRTLFTIHNVAYQGNFPKETFQKTGLPADVFTAEGAEFYGQLSFMKAGIVYSDYITTVSETYSEEISDGQEYGCGMEGILKKRKKVFTGIVNGIDYAIWNPDTDKYIPFKYSVKTLDAKVENKKYLLKRFNMKFDPKAPLIGMVTRLVEQKGIDLLIEGFPELMKMNLHFVLLGAGEKEYHSKLESLVKKYPEKFALELKYDDEMSHLIEGAADIFLMPSRFEPCGLNQLYSLKYGTIPVVRRTGGLADTVSEVNLQKGTGTGFFFDKYKASEMVKAVARAIGVFSDGKNWQKLMRNAMVEDFSWENSAKLYTELYNKILEK, from the coding sequence ATGACAAGACCCCTCAATGTTTTATTCCTTTCCTCGGAGGTATTTCCTTTTGCAAAAACCGGAGGACTCGCCGATGTTGCCAGTGCGCTTCCGCAGGCTTTGAAAGAAATCGGAAACGACATCAGGCTCGCGATTCCACGATATGGATTTGTCAACGAAAGGAAATTCCGCATTCATGAAATAATCCGGTTAAAGAATATCGATATACCGATAGGGAAAAAAATTGCGAAGTTGGACGTCAAGTCGTCGTTTCTGGTCGGAGAACGAATAAAAGTCCAAATTTATTTTATCGACAACTCGGACTTTTACGGCAGGCCGGGAATCTATCAGGATCCGAGAGCGAAGAAGGATTACCACGATAACGATGAAAGATTTATTTTTTATTCGCGGAGCGTTTTTGAAATATTGAAGCGGCTGGGATGGGCACCGGACATAATTCATTGCAATGACTGGCAAAGCGGACTTGTGCCTGCATACTTGAAAAAGGTCTATGGCAAAGATCCGTTTTTCAAAAAGATCAGAACTCTATTCACGATTCATAACGTCGCTTATCAGGGCAACTTTCCCAAAGAGACATTCCAAAAAACAGGCTTGCCCGCGGACGTGTTCACCGCCGAGGGAGCGGAGTTTTACGGACAGCTCAGTTTTATGAAAGCAGGTATCGTTTATTCGGATTATATTACGACCGTGAGTGAAACATACAGTGAGGAGATTTCTGACGGGCAGGAGTACGGCTGCGGAATGGAAGGAATCCTGAAGAAAAGGAAAAAAGTCTTCACCGGGATTGTGAATGGGATCGACTATGCCATCTGGAATCCTGATACCGACAAATACATCCCGTTCAAGTACAGTGTTAAAACTCTCGACGCAAAGGTCGAAAACAAGAAATATCTATTGAAGCGTTTTAACATGAAATTTGACCCTAAAGCACCGCTCATCGGAATGGTGACGCGTCTCGTCGAACAGAAAGGGATCGATCTTTTGATCGAGGGGTTCCCTGAACTTATGAAAATGAATTTGCACTTTGTCCTTCTGGGAGCGGGCGAGAAGGAATATCATTCCAAATTAGAATCGCTGGTAAAAAAATATCCTGAAAAATTCGCCCTCGAGCTCAAATACGATGACGAGATGTCGCATCTGATCGAGGGAGCTGCCGATATATTTCTTATGCCCAGCAGATTCGAACCGTGCGGATTGAACCAGCTGTACAGCTTGAAATACGGCACAATTCCGGTTGTAAGAAGGACTGGAGGACTTGCCGATACGGTCAGCGAAGTGAATCTGCAGAAGGGAACCGGAACCGGCTTCTTCTTTGACAAGTACAAAGCAAGCGAGATGGTCAAGGCGGTTGCAAGAGCGATTGGGGTGTTCAGTGACGGAAAGAATTGGCAAAAGCTCATGCGAAACGCCATGGTCGAGGATTTCTCGTGGGAAAATTCTGCAAAACTCTACACAGAGCTTTACAATAAAATCTTAGAGAAGTGA
- a CDS encoding DNRLRE domain-containing protein, with translation MKRIIEFSLVACAFALWIAGCTNRFNQTGSWLVTSDTTVTPHFYDSDSLRAKVTTSEVNQGLANGSGLFDTVLCLGKVPWSEADMLLNFVLPDSIYNATTIMSAQVILRRTAYVLQANGSNVNAYDVHNLQFEGYAFDTSWNSATFTWDSVALLQSEGKIESANIVLTSASFVNDSDVVIQIDTGLVRRWVKATQDSNFTNDGFIIKPANTSGVVSVYSSAYSGTGYEPTIEIYCVINGVSDTVTSTTSASTYVANTSISSPSQTFAVQSGTGLHGNIVFDLSRIPNYSVVNFAQLTLYTNSSDTLYSGQSSDSLWAYYQTDPSTHALSLAGAAVSTRDSVVRNKYTFPVALIVQQMLSNQGNYGYGFMITRYDDYNSIDSRFIYNENAPDSLKPRLSIIYAPAVRKK, from the coding sequence TTGAAAAGAATAATTGAATTTTCTCTAGTAGCATGTGCCTTCGCATTGTGGATAGCTGGTTGCACAAACAGGTTTAACCAAACAGGATCGTGGCTTGTTACTAGCGACACCACGGTGACTCCGCATTTTTATGATTCAGATTCGCTGAGAGCAAAAGTGACCACGTCGGAAGTTAACCAGGGGTTGGCCAACGGCTCCGGTCTCTTTGACACTGTGCTATGCCTGGGTAAGGTTCCATGGTCAGAAGCGGATATGCTGTTGAATTTTGTTCTGCCTGATTCTATCTACAATGCGACCACTATCATGTCGGCGCAGGTAATATTGCGGCGCACCGCTTATGTTTTACAGGCGAACGGATCTAATGTGAACGCTTATGATGTCCACAATTTACAGTTTGAAGGCTATGCATTCGATACGTCATGGAACTCTGCCACATTTACCTGGGACAGCGTTGCACTTTTGCAGAGTGAAGGGAAGATTGAAAGCGCAAACATAGTTCTTACGTCGGCATCGTTTGTTAATGATTCGGATGTCGTGATTCAAATCGACACGGGTCTGGTAAGGCGCTGGGTGAAAGCGACTCAAGATAGTAATTTTACCAATGATGGTTTCATAATAAAACCAGCCAACACATCGGGCGTAGTATCAGTGTATTCATCCGCATACTCCGGTACCGGATATGAGCCTACGATTGAAATCTACTGCGTTATCAACGGAGTATCTGATACCGTCACTTCCACCACAAGCGCTTCGACCTACGTGGCGAACACTTCGATTTCTTCTCCCTCACAGACATTCGCAGTGCAAAGTGGTACAGGGCTTCACGGAAACATCGTTTTCGATCTGAGCCGTATTCCGAATTACTCCGTCGTGAACTTCGCACAGCTTACGTTATATACTAATTCTTCAGATACTCTTTATTCCGGTCAGTCGTCGGACTCTCTCTGGGCATATTATCAGACAGACCCGTCTACGCACGCTCTTAGTCTCGCCGGCGCTGCAGTCAGCACGCGTGACAGTGTTGTCAGGAATAAGTACACATTTCCCGTAGCATTGATAGTTCAGCAGATGCTTAGCAACCAAGGAAACTATGGTTATGGATTCATGATTACTCGATATGACGATTATAACAGTATCGATTCACGCTTCATCTATAACGAGAATGCCCCTGATTCTTTGAAGCCGAGACTTTCTATAATCTATGCACCGGCGGTAAGGAAAAAATGA